In the Klebsiella aerogenes KCTC 2190 genome, one interval contains:
- a CDS encoding ornithine decarboxylase — translation MKSMHIAASCELVSRLSTHRQVVALDSTDFTDAAAVVITAADSRSGILALLKRSGFNLPVYLFSETQTDKPEGVVAVISGKEQEWLELEAAACGYEEKLLPPFFNTLSQYVEMDNSTFACPGHQHGAFFKKHPAGRQFYEFFGENVFRADMCNADVKLGDLLIHEGSAKHAQKFAAKVFNADKTYFVLNGTSAANKVVTNALLTRGDLVLFDRNNHKSNHHGALIQAGATPVYLEAARNPFGFIGGIDDHCFDETYLRELIREAAPEKADARRPFRLAVIQLGTYDGTVYNARQVVDKIGHLCDYILFDSAWVGYEQFIPMMADCSPLLLDLNENDPGIFVTQSVHKQQAGFSQTSQIHKKDNHLRGQARFCPHKRLNNAFMLHASTSPFYPLFASLDVNAKIHEGESGRRLWAECVELGIEARKAILAQCKLLRPFVPPLVGGKPWQEHSTATIASERRFFSFEPGASWHGFSGYADNQYFVDPCKLLLTTPGIDADSGDYTEFGIPATILAHYLRENGIVPEKCDLNSILFLLTPAESAEKLARLVAMLAQFEQHFEADSPLAEVLPTIYNKYPVRYRDYTIRQLCQEMHDLYVSFDVKDLQKAMFRKQSFPPVVMNPQDANREFIRGNVELVRLSEAEGRIAAEGALPYPPGVLCVVPGELWGGAVLRYFLALEEGVNMLPGFSPELQGVYSETDTDGIKRLYGYVLKK, via the coding sequence ATGAAATCTATGCACATTGCCGCCAGCTGCGAGCTGGTCTCCCGTCTGTCCACCCATCGTCAGGTTGTGGCGCTGGACAGCACTGATTTTACCGATGCGGCAGCGGTCGTCATCACCGCGGCGGATAGCCGCAGCGGTATCCTGGCCCTGCTCAAGCGCAGCGGATTCAATCTGCCGGTCTATCTATTTAGCGAAACGCAAACGGATAAACCGGAAGGAGTCGTCGCGGTGATTAGCGGCAAAGAGCAGGAGTGGCTGGAGCTGGAAGCGGCCGCCTGCGGCTATGAAGAGAAACTGCTGCCGCCATTTTTCAATACGCTTAGCCAGTACGTTGAGATGGACAACAGCACTTTCGCCTGTCCCGGCCATCAGCATGGCGCGTTCTTTAAAAAGCATCCCGCGGGCCGCCAGTTCTACGAGTTTTTCGGCGAGAACGTTTTTCGCGCTGACATGTGCAACGCCGACGTCAAGCTCGGCGATCTGCTGATCCATGAAGGTTCGGCGAAGCACGCGCAGAAATTTGCGGCAAAAGTCTTCAATGCCGATAAAACCTACTTCGTGCTTAACGGCACTTCCGCGGCGAACAAGGTCGTGACAAATGCGCTGCTGACCCGCGGCGATCTGGTACTGTTCGATCGCAACAACCATAAATCAAACCACCATGGCGCGCTGATCCAGGCCGGGGCGACGCCGGTCTATCTGGAAGCCGCGCGCAACCCGTTCGGCTTTATCGGCGGCATCGACGACCACTGCTTTGATGAAACCTACCTGCGCGAGCTGATCCGTGAAGCGGCGCCGGAAAAAGCCGACGCGCGGCGCCCGTTCCGCCTGGCGGTGATCCAACTGGGCACCTATGACGGCACGGTGTATAACGCGCGCCAGGTGGTCGATAAAATCGGCCATCTCTGCGATTACATCCTGTTTGACTCGGCGTGGGTCGGTTACGAGCAGTTTATCCCGATGATGGCTGACTGCTCGCCGCTGCTGTTGGATCTCAATGAAAACGATCCGGGCATTTTTGTGACGCAATCGGTGCATAAGCAACAGGCCGGTTTTTCGCAGACCTCGCAAATTCACAAGAAGGATAACCATCTGCGCGGCCAGGCGCGTTTCTGCCCGCATAAGCGGCTGAATAACGCCTTTATGTTGCATGCTTCCACCAGTCCGTTTTATCCACTGTTCGCCTCGCTCGATGTGAATGCCAAAATCCATGAAGGAGAGAGCGGTCGGCGGCTGTGGGCGGAGTGCGTGGAGCTGGGTATCGAAGCGCGTAAAGCGATACTAGCGCAGTGTAAATTATTGCGGCCATTTGTGCCGCCGCTGGTCGGCGGGAAACCGTGGCAGGAGCATTCGACGGCGACTATCGCCAGCGAACGTCGCTTCTTTAGCTTCGAGCCGGGCGCGAGCTGGCACGGCTTTAGCGGTTATGCTGACAATCAATACTTTGTCGATCCGTGTAAGCTGCTGCTGACCACGCCGGGCATCGATGCCGATAGCGGCGACTATACCGAGTTTGGCATCCCGGCGACCATCCTGGCGCACTACCTGCGCGAAAACGGCATTGTGCCGGAGAAGTGCGATCTCAACTCGATTTTGTTCCTGCTGACGCCGGCGGAAAGCGCGGAAAAACTGGCGCGACTGGTGGCGATGCTGGCCCAGTTCGAACAGCATTTCGAAGCGGATTCGCCGCTCGCCGAGGTACTGCCGACTATTTACAACAAATACCCGGTTCGCTACCGCGATTACACCATTCGCCAGCTGTGTCAGGAAATGCACGATCTGTACGTCAGTTTTGATGTTAAAGACCTGCAAAAGGCGATGTTCCGCAAGCAGAGTTTCCCGCCGGTGGTGATGAACCCACAGGACGCCAACCGCGAATTTATCCGCGGTAACGTTGAGTTGGTGCGCCTGAGCGAGGCCGAAGGCCGCATCGCGGCGGAAGGGGCGCTACCGTATCCGCCGGGCGTGCTGTGCGTGGTGCCGGGCGAACTCTGGGGCGGCGCGGTACTACGCTACTTCCTCGCGCTGGAAGAGGGGGTCAATATGCTGCCGGGCTTTTCGCCGGAGTTGCAGGGGGTTTATAGCGAAACGGATACCGATGGTATTAAGCGGTTGTATGGGTATGTGTTGAAGAAATAA
- a CDS encoding nucleoside permease: protein MNLKLQLKILSFLQFCLWGSWLTTLGSYMFVTLKFDGAAIGAVYSSLGIAAVLMPTLLGIVADKWISAKWVYAICHLVGALTLYLAAQVTTPGEMFLVILLNSLAYMPTLGLINTISYYRLQSAGLDIVTDFPPIRIWGTIGFILAMWGVSFSGFELSHMQLYIGATLSVLLALFTLTLPHIPVANAQRNQSWTEMLGLNAFALFKNKRMAIFFIFSMMLGAELQITNMFGNTFLHSFDKDPLFSGSFIVEHASVLMSISQISETLFILTIPFFLSRYGIKNVMLISIVAWMLRFGLFAFGDPTPFGTVLLVLSMIVYGCAFDFFNISGSVFVEKEVRPEIRASAQGMFLMMTNGFGCILGGMVSGKVVEHFTIEGITNWQSVWLIFAAYSLVLAFAFVALFKYQHVRQPAAARQNA, encoded by the coding sequence ATGAATCTTAAGCTGCAGTTAAAAATACTGTCGTTCCTGCAGTTCTGCCTTTGGGGGAGTTGGCTGACCACGCTCGGCTCTTACATGTTCGTCACCCTGAAGTTTGACGGCGCGGCCATCGGCGCGGTGTATAGCTCGCTCGGCATCGCCGCTGTGCTGATGCCGACGCTGCTCGGGATCGTCGCCGATAAATGGATCAGCGCCAAATGGGTGTATGCCATCTGCCACCTGGTCGGCGCGTTAACGCTGTACCTTGCGGCGCAGGTCACCACGCCAGGCGAGATGTTCCTCGTGATCTTGCTTAACTCGCTGGCCTATATGCCGACGCTTGGCTTGATCAACACCATCTCCTACTACCGCCTGCAGTCGGCGGGGCTGGATATCGTGACCGATTTCCCGCCAATTCGTATCTGGGGCACCATCGGCTTTATCCTCGCCATGTGGGGCGTCAGCTTCTCGGGCTTCGAGCTTAGCCATATGCAGCTTTATATCGGCGCGACGCTGTCGGTCTTGCTGGCGCTGTTCACCCTGACGCTGCCGCATATTCCGGTCGCCAACGCCCAGCGCAACCAGAGCTGGACTGAGATGCTCGGCCTGAACGCTTTTGCGCTGTTTAAAAACAAGCGTATGGCAATCTTCTTTATCTTCTCCATGATGCTCGGTGCCGAACTGCAAATCACCAATATGTTTGGCAACACTTTCCTGCACAGCTTCGATAAAGACCCACTGTTCTCCGGCAGCTTTATCGTCGAGCACGCGTCGGTATTGATGTCGATTTCGCAGATCTCCGAAACGCTGTTTATCCTGACCATCCCGTTCTTCCTTAGCCGCTACGGCATTAAGAACGTGATGCTGATTAGTATCGTGGCGTGGATGCTGCGCTTCGGCCTGTTCGCCTTCGGCGACCCGACGCCGTTCGGTACCGTGCTGCTGGTACTGTCGATGATCGTCTACGGCTGCGCCTTCGATTTCTTCAACATCTCCGGTTCAGTATTCGTTGAGAAAGAGGTGCGTCCGGAAATCCGCGCCAGCGCCCAGGGTATGTTCCTGATGATGACCAACGGCTTCGGCTGTATCCTTGGTGGGATGGTGAGCGGCAAAGTTGTCGAGCACTTTACCATTGAGGGGATCACTAACTGGCAAAGCGTGTGGCTGATTTTCGCCGCCTACTCGCTGGTGCTGGCCTTCGCTTTCGTGGCGCTGTTCAAGTATCAACACGTCAGACAGCCTGCCGCCGCGCGCCAGAACGCCTGA
- the mltC gene encoding membrane-bound lytic murein transglycosylase MltC — translation MKKYLALALIAPLLVSCSSSNKKGAEYNEAWVKDTNGFDILMGQFAHNIENIWGYNEVLLAGPKDYVKYTDQYQTRSHINFDAGTITVETIAGTDPQGRLRQAIIKTLLMGDDPNSIDLYSDVDDIQISKEPFLYGQVVDNTGESIRWEWRAARYADYLLQTRLKSRSNGLRVVYSITINLVPNHLDKRAHKYLGMVRQASRKYGVDESLILAIMQTESSFNPYAVSHADAMGLMQVVQHSAGKDVFRSQGKSGLPSRSYLFDPANNIDTGTAYLAMLNNVYLAGIDNPTSRRYAVITAYNGGAGSVLRVFSSDKVQAANIINSMAPGDVYQTLTTRHPSAESRRYLYKVNTAQKSYRRK, via the coding sequence ATGAAAAAATACTTAGCGCTCGCGCTGATTGCGCCATTGCTCGTGTCCTGTTCCAGTTCCAATAAAAAAGGCGCCGAATATAACGAGGCCTGGGTCAAGGACACTAACGGATTCGATATCCTGATGGGCCAGTTTGCCCATAACATCGAGAACATTTGGGGGTATAACGAAGTTCTGCTCGCCGGGCCGAAGGACTACGTAAAATATACCGATCAATATCAAACCCGTAGCCACATCAACTTTGATGCCGGTACGATTACCGTCGAGACCATCGCCGGAACCGATCCGCAAGGACGGTTACGCCAGGCGATTATCAAAACCCTGTTGATGGGCGATGACCCCAACTCTATCGACCTCTATTCCGACGTCGATGATATTCAGATTTCCAAAGAACCGTTCCTCTACGGCCAGGTCGTCGATAACACCGGCGAATCCATTCGCTGGGAGTGGCGCGCCGCGCGCTATGCCGATTATCTGTTGCAAACCCGCCTGAAGAGCCGCAGCAATGGCCTGCGCGTGGTCTATAGCATCACCATCAACCTGGTGCCTAACCACCTCGATAAACGTGCGCATAAATATCTCGGCATGGTGCGCCAGGCCTCGCGTAAATATGGCGTTGATGAGTCGCTGATCCTTGCGATTATGCAAACAGAATCATCGTTTAACCCCTATGCGGTGAGCCACGCGGATGCCATGGGGCTGATGCAGGTCGTACAGCATAGCGCGGGGAAAGACGTCTTCCGCTCGCAGGGCAAATCCGGCCTGCCGAGCCGCAGCTATCTGTTTGACCCGGCGAATAACATCGATACCGGCACCGCTTATCTGGCGATGCTGAACAACGTTTATCTCGCCGGCATCGATAACCCCACCTCGCGTCGCTACGCGGTGATCACCGCCTATAACGGCGGCGCCGGCAGCGTACTGCGCGTCTTCTCCAGCGATAAAGTCCAGGCGGCGAACATCATTAACAGCATGGCGCCAGGCGACGTCTACCAGACGCTCACCACCCGCCATCCGTCGGCAGAATCGCGCCGGTATCTGTATAAAGTGAATACCGCGCAGAAAAGCTACCGCCGTAAGTAG
- the mutY gene encoding A/G-specific adenine glycosylase translates to MTFLAAQFSAQVLDWYDKYGRKTLPWQIAKTPYKVWLSEVMLQQTQVTTVIPYFERFMARFPTVVDLANAPLDEVLHLWTGLGYYARARNLHKAAQQVATQHGGEFPKTFEEVAALPGVGRSTAGAILSLSLGQHYPILDGNVKRVLARCYAVSGWPGKKEVEKRLWEISEEVTPAQGVERFNQAMMDLGAMVCTRSKPKCELCPLSNGCVAYANHSWAEYPGKKPKQTIPERTGYFLLMQHGDEVFLSQRPPVGLWGGLFCFPQFEDEAGLREWLAQRQIKADNLTQLTAFRHTFSHFHLDIVPMWLTVHSSGACMDEGNALWYNLAQPPSVGLAAPVERLLQQLKAGTPV, encoded by the coding sequence TTGACTTTTCTCGCCGCGCAATTTTCAGCCCAGGTCCTGGACTGGTACGACAAATACGGCCGTAAAACCCTGCCCTGGCAAATCGCCAAGACGCCCTACAAAGTATGGCTCTCCGAAGTGATGTTGCAACAAACCCAGGTCACCACGGTTATTCCCTATTTTGAACGCTTTATGGCGCGTTTCCCAACGGTTGTTGATTTAGCCAACGCGCCGCTGGATGAAGTGCTGCATCTGTGGACCGGCCTTGGCTACTACGCGCGGGCGCGCAACTTACATAAAGCCGCGCAGCAGGTCGCCACGCAACACGGCGGCGAGTTCCCGAAAACCTTTGAAGAGGTGGCCGCGCTTCCCGGCGTCGGGCGCTCGACGGCGGGGGCGATTTTATCCCTTTCGCTCGGTCAGCATTATCCGATTCTCGACGGCAACGTGAAGCGGGTACTCGCCCGCTGCTATGCTGTGAGCGGCTGGCCGGGGAAAAAAGAGGTGGAAAAACGGCTGTGGGAAATAAGCGAAGAGGTGACGCCGGCGCAGGGCGTAGAACGCTTCAACCAGGCGATGATGGATCTCGGCGCCATGGTTTGTACCCGCTCGAAGCCGAAGTGCGAACTGTGCCCGCTGAGTAACGGCTGCGTGGCCTACGCTAACCATTCATGGGCGGAATATCCGGGGAAAAAACCGAAGCAGACCATCCCGGAACGCACCGGCTACTTCCTGCTGATGCAGCACGGCGACGAGGTATTTCTTTCCCAACGTCCGCCGGTGGGTTTATGGGGCGGATTGTTCTGTTTTCCGCAATTTGAGGATGAAGCCGGGCTACGCGAGTGGCTGGCGCAACGTCAGATAAAGGCCGATAATCTGACGCAATTAACCGCCTTCCGCCACACTTTCAGCCATTTCCACCTGGATATTGTGCCGATGTGGCTTACAGTGCACTCATCTGGCGCATGCATGGATGAAGGTAACGCACTCTGGTATAACTTAGCGCAGCCGCCATCGGTCGGACTGGCGGCCCCCGTGGAGCGCTTGTTGCAACAGTTGAAAGCCGGAACGCCGGTCTAG
- a CDS encoding sugar ABC transporter permease has translation MNSKTASHTALDRSDERVRHDEGLFGALRAQITRIKTGDLGTAPVIAGLIVISLVFTFLNPVYIAPNNLVNLLFDCATVGFISLGIVCVLMLGEIDLSVGSMSGLASAIVGVLWVNAGWPLAGAIAVALACGVAVGLVYALLYTRVGMPSFVATLAGLLALLGMQLYILGPSGSINLPYTSPLVRFGQLLVMPGWFSHLMALLPGLAIIVFGLKKRSRRLAANLSAEGVSSLLARAIALTIIFEAAVLYLNQGRGIPWIFGLFVACVMILNYALKRTKWGRSMFAVGGNREAARRSGINVRAIYVSAFVLCTTLATFGGILAASRLASASQQAGTGDVNLNAIAAAVIGGTSLFGGRGSAWSALLGIIVIQSISNGLTLLNLPSSLRYIITGAVLAIAVIIDSLARRSRVSHGRA, from the coding sequence ATGAACAGTAAGACCGCATCCCACACCGCGCTGGATCGCAGCGATGAGCGCGTTCGTCACGACGAGGGGCTGTTTGGCGCCCTGCGCGCGCAGATAACCCGCATCAAAACCGGCGATCTCGGCACCGCGCCGGTGATAGCCGGGCTGATTGTGATTTCCCTGGTTTTCACCTTCCTCAACCCGGTCTATATCGCGCCGAATAACCTGGTGAACCTGCTGTTTGACTGCGCGACGGTCGGGTTTATCTCGCTCGGCATCGTCTGCGTGCTGATGCTTGGCGAGATAGACCTGTCGGTCGGTTCCATGAGCGGCCTGGCATCGGCTATCGTCGGCGTGCTGTGGGTGAACGCAGGATGGCCGCTGGCGGGAGCCATCGCCGTGGCGCTGGCCTGCGGCGTGGCCGTCGGGCTGGTCTACGCGCTACTGTATACCCGCGTCGGAATGCCAAGTTTCGTCGCCACTCTCGCCGGCCTGCTGGCGCTGCTGGGCATGCAGCTGTATATCCTCGGGCCGAGCGGCAGCATCAACCTGCCCTATACTTCGCCGCTGGTGCGCTTTGGCCAACTGCTGGTGATGCCCGGCTGGTTCTCACACCTGATGGCATTGCTGCCAGGACTGGCGATTATTGTCTTTGGTCTGAAAAAACGCTCGCGGCGGCTGGCGGCCAATCTTTCCGCTGAGGGAGTCAGCTCGCTACTGGCGCGCGCGATCGCGCTGACGATTATCTTCGAGGCCGCGGTGCTTTACCTCAATCAGGGGCGCGGTATTCCGTGGATTTTCGGTCTCTTTGTCGCCTGCGTGATGATCCTCAACTACGCGCTGAAACGGACAAAATGGGGTCGCTCGATGTTCGCGGTCGGCGGCAACCGTGAAGCGGCGCGCCGTTCGGGGATTAACGTGCGGGCGATTTATGTGAGCGCTTTTGTTCTGTGTACCACGCTTGCGACCTTCGGCGGCATTCTCGCGGCGTCGCGACTGGCTTCCGCCAGCCAGCAGGCCGGCACCGGCGACGTCAACCTCAACGCCATCGCCGCGGCGGTGATCGGCGGCACCAGCCTGTTCGGCGGACGCGGCAGCGCCTGGTCCGCGCTATTGGGGATCATCGTGATTCAGTCGATTTCAAATGGGCTGACGCTGTTGAACCTGCCGTCTTCGCTGCGCTATATCATTACCGGCGCGGTACTGGCGATTGCGGTAATCATTGATTCTCTGGCTCGCCGTTCACGCGTGTCGCACGGCCGCGCCTGA
- a CDS encoding YggL family protein, which translates to MAKNRSRRLRKKMHIDEFQELGFSVAWRFPEGASEEQIDQTVNDLIEEVIEPNKLAFDGSGYLSWEGLICMQEIGKCTEEHQAIVRKWLEDRKLADVRTSELFDVWWD; encoded by the coding sequence ATGGCCAAGAATCGTAGCCGTCGTCTGCGTAAAAAAATGCATATCGACGAGTTTCAGGAGTTAGGTTTCTCCGTAGCCTGGCGTTTCCCGGAAGGGGCCAGCGAAGAGCAGATCGACCAGACGGTCAACGATCTGATCGAAGAGGTCATTGAGCCGAATAAACTGGCCTTTGACGGCAGCGGCTATCTCTCGTGGGAAGGGCTCATCTGCATGCAGGAAATCGGTAAATGTACCGAAGAGCATCAGGCCATCGTTCGTAAGTGGCTGGAAGATCGTAAATTAGCGGATGTGCGCACCAGCGAACTTTTTGACGTCTGGTGGGACTAA
- a CDS encoding oxidative damage protection protein, whose translation MSRTIFCTFLQREADGQDFQLYPGELGKRIYNEISKEAWAQWQHKQTMLINEKKLSMMNPEHRKLLEQEMVQFLFEGKDVHIEGYTPPEKQ comes from the coding sequence ATGAGCAGAACGATTTTTTGTACTTTCCTGCAGCGTGAAGCGGACGGCCAGGATTTCCAGCTCTATCCGGGCGAGCTCGGTAAGCGCATTTACAACGAAATCTCCAAAGAGGCCTGGGCGCAGTGGCAGCATAAGCAGACCATGCTGATCAACGAGAAAAAACTCAGCATGATGAACCCGGAGCACCGCAAGCTGCTGGAACAGGAGATGGTGCAGTTCCTGTTTGAAGGGAAAGACGTTCACATCGAAGGCTACACGCCGCCGGAAAAACAGTAA
- a CDS encoding DUF2884 domain-containing protein, producing the protein MMRKTLLAVALSVTALSAHADYQCSVTPRDDVILSPQQVQVKGENGDLVIKPDGNLTFNGKAYALSAAQREQAQDYQAGLRSSLPWIDDGARSRVEKGRKALDKIITEQVGASSSMHSRLTKLDAQLKEQMNRIIERRSDGLTFHYKAIDQVRADGQQLVNQAMGGILQDSINEMGAKAVLKGGGNPLQGILGSLGGLQTAIQDEWKNQEADFQQFGKDVCGRVVSLEESRKALVGSLK; encoded by the coding sequence ATGATGCGCAAAACGCTGCTGGCGGTGGCGCTTTCCGTCACCGCTTTGTCTGCCCACGCGGACTACCAGTGTAGCGTCACGCCGCGTGACGATGTGATCCTCAGCCCGCAGCAGGTGCAGGTGAAGGGTGAAAACGGCGATCTGGTGATTAAGCCGGACGGTAATCTGACCTTTAACGGTAAAGCCTATGCCCTTAGCGCCGCCCAGCGCGAACAGGCGCAAGATTATCAGGCCGGTCTGCGCAGCAGTCTGCCGTGGATTGATGATGGTGCGCGTTCGCGCGTCGAAAAGGGCCGCAAGGCGCTGGATAAAATCATCACCGAACAGGTCGGCGCCAGCAGCAGTATGCATAGCCGCCTGACCAAGCTGGACGCGCAGCTGAAAGAACAGATGAACCGCATTATCGAACGTCGCAGCGATGGCCTGACTTTCCACTATAAAGCTATCGACCAGGTTCGCGCCGATGGCCAACAGCTGGTGAATCAGGCGATGGGCGGCATTCTGCAGGACAGCATTAACGAGATGGGCGCCAAAGCGGTGCTCAAAGGCGGCGGCAATCCGCTGCAGGGCATTCTCGGCAGTCTTGGCGGCCTGCAAACCGCAATCCAGGATGAGTGGAAAAACCAGGAAGCGGATTTCCAGCAGTTCGGCAAAGATGTTTGCGGCCGGGTGGTCTCGCTGGAAGAGAGCCGCAAAGCGCTGGTTGGTTCGTTAAAGTAA
- a CDS encoding DUF554 domain-containing protein: MVIGPFINASAVLVGGVLGALLSQRLPERIRTSMTSIFGLASLGIGILLVIKCANLPVMVLATLVGALLGEVCNMEKGINTLVSKLQQLLSPKGRKKASAHESYIQSYVAIIVLFCASGTGVFGAMREGMTGDASILIAKAFLDFFTATIFACTLGLAVSVICVPMLLIQLSLAACASLIMPLTTPMMMADFSAVGGMLLVATGLRICGIKMFAVVNMLPALLLAMPISVAWTAFFA, encoded by the coding sequence TTGGTTATAGGGCCATTTATTAACGCCAGCGCGGTGCTTGTCGGCGGCGTACTGGGCGCGCTGCTGAGCCAACGATTGCCGGAACGGATCCGCACCTCGATGACCTCGATTTTTGGGCTGGCATCACTAGGGATTGGTATTTTACTGGTCATCAAGTGCGCCAACCTGCCGGTGATGGTGCTGGCGACGCTGGTCGGCGCGCTGCTCGGTGAAGTGTGCAACATGGAGAAAGGCATCAATACTCTGGTGAGCAAACTCCAGCAACTATTGTCGCCAAAGGGCAGGAAAAAGGCCTCGGCCCACGAGTCTTATATTCAGAGCTACGTGGCGATCATCGTGCTGTTTTGCGCCAGCGGTACCGGTGTTTTTGGCGCCATGCGCGAAGGAATGACCGGCGACGCCAGCATCCTTATCGCCAAAGCGTTTCTCGACTTTTTCACCGCTACTATTTTCGCCTGCACGCTGGGGCTGGCGGTGTCGGTAATCTGTGTGCCGATGCTGCTGATTCAGCTGAGTCTGGCGGCCTGCGCCTCGCTTATCATGCCGCTGACCACGCCGATGATGATGGCCGACTTCAGCGCCGTCGGCGGTATGCTGCTGGTGGCGACCGGCCTGCGTATCTGCGGGATTAAGATGTTCGCGGTGGTCAATATGCTCCCCGCCCTGCTGCTGGCAATGCCGATTTCGGTCGCGTGGACGGCCTTTTTTGCCTGA
- the trmB gene encoding tRNA (guanosine(46)-N7)-methyltransferase TrmB gives MKNDVISPEFDENGRPLRRIRSFVRRQGRLTKGQQHALDNIWPVMGVEFNDAPLDFAALFGREAPVTLEIGFGMGASLVAMAKAKPEQNFLGIEVHSPGVGACLASAEEEGVQNLRVMCHDAVEVLHTMIPDNSLNMVQLFFPDPWHKARHNKRRIVQPPFAELVKSKLKLGGVFHMATDWEAYAEHMLEVMSSLEGYRNRSESNDYVPRPESRPVTKFEQRGHRLGHGVWDLMFERVK, from the coding sequence ATGAAAAACGACGTCATTTCTCCGGAATTCGATGAAAACGGTCGCCCGCTGCGCCGTATTCGTAGCTTCGTCCGTCGCCAGGGCCGCCTGACGAAAGGGCAGCAGCATGCGCTGGATAACATTTGGCCGGTGATGGGCGTTGAATTCAACGATGCGCCGCTCGATTTCGCCGCCCTGTTTGGCCGCGAAGCGCCGGTCACCTTAGAAATTGGTTTCGGTATGGGCGCCTCGCTGGTGGCGATGGCGAAAGCTAAACCGGAGCAAAACTTCCTCGGTATTGAAGTGCACTCGCCGGGCGTCGGCGCATGCCTGGCTTCCGCGGAAGAAGAAGGCGTACAAAATCTGCGCGTAATGTGTCACGATGCGGTCGAAGTGCTGCACACTATGATCCCGGATAACTCGCTGAATATGGTGCAGCTGTTTTTCCCTGACCCGTGGCATAAAGCGCGTCATAATAAACGTCGTATCGTGCAGCCGCCTTTCGCCGAGCTGGTAAAAAGCAAACTGAAGCTGGGCGGCGTCTTCCATATGGCGACCGACTGGGAAGCCTATGCCGAGCATATGCTGGAAGTGATGTCTTCGCTGGAAGGCTATCGTAACCGGTCGGAAAGTAACGATTACGTACCGCGCCCGGAATCGCGCCCGGTAACCAAATTTGAACAACGTGGCCATCGTCTTGGCCACGGCGTATGGGACTTAATGTTCGAGAGGGTGAAATAA
- a CDS encoding ATP-binding cassette domain-containing protein translates to MPQQQHNSAAGRPILQLRNVSKHFGAVSALTDIELEVHAGEVVALVGDNGAGKSTLVKILAGVHQPTSGTIEFDGNPVTLDSPGKALEYGIATVFQDLALCENLDVVANLFLGHEISPFQLDEVAMEVKAWTLLQELAARIPSVREPVASLSGGQRQTVAIARSLLLNPKIIMLDEPTAALGVAQTAEVLNLIERVRERGLGVIIISHNMEDVRAVADRIVVLRLGRNKGIFTPDASNQDLVAAITGATENAVSRRVERKSQPTTSGAM, encoded by the coding sequence GCCAATACTGCAACTGCGCAACGTCTCTAAACATTTTGGCGCGGTGTCCGCGCTGACGGATATCGAATTAGAAGTCCACGCCGGCGAGGTAGTCGCGCTGGTCGGCGACAACGGCGCGGGCAAATCCACGCTGGTGAAGATCCTCGCCGGCGTCCACCAGCCGACCTCCGGCACCATTGAGTTTGACGGCAACCCCGTCACCCTCGATAGCCCCGGCAAGGCGCTGGAATACGGTATTGCCACGGTGTTTCAGGATCTGGCGCTGTGTGAAAACCTTGATGTGGTGGCAAACCTGTTTCTGGGTCATGAAATTTCGCCGTTCCAGCTCGATGAAGTGGCGATGGAAGTGAAAGCCTGGACGCTGCTGCAGGAGCTGGCGGCACGTATTCCGTCGGTACGCGAACCGGTGGCATCGCTTTCCGGCGGCCAGCGGCAGACCGTCGCCATCGCCCGTTCGCTGCTGCTGAACCCTAAAATCATTATGCTCGATGAGCCCACCGCGGCGCTGGGCGTCGCGCAGACCGCGGAAGTGCTCAACCTGATTGAGCGCGTTCGCGAGCGCGGGCTTGGCGTCATCATCATCAGCCACAACATGGAAGACGTTCGCGCCGTCGCCGACCGTATCGTGGTGCTACGTCTCGGGCGCAACAAAGGGATCTTCACGCCCGATGCTTCCAATCAGGATCTGGTCGCCGCGATCACCGGCGCGACGGAAAACGCCGTTTCACGCCGGGTTGAACGTAAATCACAGCCAACAACTTCCGGAGCGATGTAA